A genomic segment from Pseudomonas sessilinigenes encodes:
- a CDS encoding glutathione S-transferase: MKLIGMLDSPYVRRVAISLELYGVAFEHEPLSVFSTFEAFSRINPAVKAPSLVLDDGSVLMDSTLILDYFEATSPASGKLLPQQPQALAKALRTLGLALAACEKTVQIVYEHNLRPAEKLHQPWLERVTRQLLAACTELEQQLLAERAQEPRLDQAAITSAVAWSFMQLMLPDVVKADDFPSLGAHAERLECSDLFKRYPIA; this comes from the coding sequence ATGAAACTGATTGGCATGCTGGATTCGCCTTATGTCCGGCGGGTGGCTATTTCATTGGAGCTGTACGGCGTGGCGTTCGAGCATGAGCCGTTGTCGGTGTTCAGCACCTTCGAAGCTTTTTCCAGGATCAACCCGGCGGTGAAGGCCCCCAGCCTGGTGCTCGACGACGGTAGCGTGCTGATGGATTCGACACTGATCCTCGACTACTTCGAAGCCACCAGCCCTGCCTCCGGCAAGCTGCTGCCCCAACAACCCCAGGCCTTGGCCAAGGCCCTGCGTACCTTGGGCCTGGCATTGGCGGCTTGCGAGAAAACCGTCCAGATCGTCTATGAACACAACCTTCGGCCAGCCGAAAAACTGCATCAGCCCTGGCTCGAGCGTGTCACCCGGCAACTGCTGGCCGCCTGCACCGAGCTGGAACAACAGCTTCTGGCCGAGCGGGCTCAAGAGCCACGCCTCGACCAGGCCGCCATCACCAGCGCAGTGGCCTGGTCCTTCATGCAGTTGATGCTCCCGGATGTGGTCAAGGCCGATGACTTCCCAAGCTTGGGAGCCCATGCCGAGCGGCTGGAATGCAGCGACCTGTTCAAGCGTTATCCCATCGCCTGA
- a CDS encoding MBL fold metallo-hydrolase has product MMTGNHRGSTNGMDHLQFGRVSVFLGERNGKYPDGNQVLIKGTDTLAALDTPISSNSIGPLFDATELVVLGHAHEDHMAGLHRLPDAQVHVHQADLPAARSWEGMAAAFGLSEACAIQQMLKRLQDEFFYAPRPDALGYEDGASWDLGGSSIHAVHLPGHTAGHTVLLVEPEGVAFIGDIDLSSFGPYYGDASSNLVDFRRSLQRLPQIPARTWVTSHHRGVYTDRQRFLEDLQAFTAKIDERERRLLGWLQERPLNLAQMVEKRLLYPTGFTGTWVTAAEARTLLQHLDELQHGGQVQRDDQGFYHLG; this is encoded by the coding sequence ATGATGACTGGCAACCACCGAGGCTCAACCAATGGCATGGACCACCTGCAGTTCGGGCGCGTATCGGTGTTCCTGGGCGAGCGCAACGGCAAATACCCGGACGGCAACCAGGTGCTGATCAAGGGCACGGACACCCTGGCAGCCCTGGATACCCCGATCAGCTCCAACAGCATCGGCCCCCTGTTCGACGCGACCGAACTGGTCGTCCTGGGCCATGCCCATGAAGACCACATGGCCGGCCTGCATCGGCTTCCCGATGCGCAAGTCCATGTGCACCAGGCAGACTTGCCGGCAGCGCGCAGTTGGGAAGGAATGGCCGCGGCCTTCGGCCTCAGCGAGGCTTGTGCCATCCAGCAGATGCTCAAGCGCTTGCAGGATGAATTCTTCTATGCCCCACGCCCCGATGCCCTGGGTTATGAGGACGGTGCATCCTGGGACCTGGGAGGCTCCAGCATCCATGCCGTTCACCTGCCCGGCCATACGGCAGGCCACACCGTGCTGCTGGTGGAGCCGGAAGGCGTGGCCTTCATTGGTGACATCGACTTGAGCAGCTTCGGCCCCTATTACGGCGATGCCAGTTCGAACCTGGTGGATTTTCGACGCAGCCTCCAGCGCCTGCCGCAGATTCCCGCCAGGACCTGGGTGACTTCCCACCATCGCGGTGTCTACACCGACCGCCAGCGCTTCCTGGAGGATCTGCAGGCATTCACCGCCAAGATCGACGAGCGAGAGAGGCGCCTGTTGGGTTGGTTGCAGGAGCGACCCTTGAACCTGGCCCAGATGGTCGAGAAACGCCTGCTGTACCCGACAGGCTTTACCGGGACCTGGGTGACTGCTGCCGAGGCTCGGACCCTCTTGCAACACCTGGACGAGTTGCAGCACGGCGGCCAGGTCCAGCGCGACGACCAGGGGTTCTATCACCTCGGCTAA
- a CDS encoding glutathione S-transferase family protein, which translates to MYTLYFAPTANGHKILIMLEALDVAYRIQRLDLALGDQHRADFARLTPHAKIPLLVDHAQALVLPESGAILQYLAETHSRFLPAVGTQRYAVLHWLAWQISSLGPMAGQHYHFLQLDAQAHHYARDRYLKQTAALFDTLENALQDQDFICHDYSIADMAIYPWLRIHAQLNVDIDDLPNITAYLQRLAAREEVISAYAKGAQA; encoded by the coding sequence ATGTACACCCTGTATTTCGCGCCGACGGCCAATGGCCACAAGATCCTGATCATGCTGGAAGCGCTGGACGTTGCTTATCGAATCCAGCGCTTGGACCTCGCCTTGGGCGACCAGCATCGGGCGGACTTCGCACGCTTGACGCCCCATGCAAAGATTCCGTTGCTTGTCGACCACGCACAAGCCTTGGTCCTCCCGGAGTCAGGCGCCATCCTGCAGTACCTGGCGGAGACTCACTCGCGCTTTCTGCCAGCGGTGGGTACGCAACGTTATGCGGTATTGCACTGGCTGGCCTGGCAGATCAGCAGCCTGGGCCCCATGGCCGGGCAGCATTATCATTTCCTCCAGCTCGATGCCCAGGCCCACCATTACGCCCGCGACCGTTACTTGAAGCAGACCGCCGCCTTGTTCGATACGCTGGAAAACGCCCTGCAGGACCAGGATTTCATCTGCCACGACTATTCCATTGCTGACATGGCCATCTATCCCTGGCTACGCATCCACGCCCAACTGAATGTGGATATCGACGACCTGCCCAATATCACCGCCTACCTGCAGCGCCTGGCTGCGCGGGAGGAAGTCATCAGCGCCTATGCCAAGGGCGCGCAAGCCTGA
- a CDS encoding LysR substrate-binding domain-containing protein, with protein sequence MSSIPPISCLRSFEAVARLGSVTAASRELHVTHSAISQQIKVLEELLGVTLFVREGRGVRVSEDGRLYALQIREALGGIDEATRMIKTQPRSTELVVAVLPSFGLNWLLPRLPRFQQLHPHINVRLQAGLAVSNLNRESVDLAIRMGKGDWEGLEQQVLFHDETLVVASPRFNDGVLPRTAQEIIDSRIVFSMESWQPWCQAAGLDVDIPRTGLCSNDSNLVLQAVRLGQGIALERRSLVHDAIQRGELVQLGQVTAPYPYPYWQVLPDREHSKAKQAAFSSWLAAEVEAYLDELATQEAALAIAP encoded by the coding sequence ATGTCGAGCATCCCGCCGATTTCCTGCCTGCGCAGTTTCGAAGCCGTTGCCAGGCTAGGCAGCGTCACCGCCGCCTCCAGGGAACTGCACGTCACCCACTCGGCCATCAGCCAGCAGATCAAGGTCCTGGAGGAGTTGCTTGGCGTGACCTTGTTCGTTCGCGAAGGGCGTGGTGTGCGGGTCAGCGAAGACGGGCGCCTGTATGCCTTGCAGATCCGCGAGGCACTGGGCGGCATCGACGAAGCGACCCGAATGATCAAGACCCAGCCTAGGTCCACCGAGCTGGTGGTCGCCGTGTTGCCATCGTTCGGGCTGAACTGGCTGTTGCCGCGTTTGCCGCGCTTCCAGCAATTGCATCCTCATATCAATGTGCGCCTGCAGGCAGGACTGGCGGTATCGAACCTGAACCGGGAGTCCGTGGACCTCGCCATCCGCATGGGCAAGGGTGATTGGGAAGGGCTGGAGCAGCAGGTGCTGTTCCACGATGAAACGCTGGTGGTCGCATCGCCCCGGTTCAACGACGGGGTCCTGCCCAGAACGGCGCAAGAGATCATCGACAGCAGGATCGTCTTCAGCATGGAGTCATGGCAGCCCTGGTGCCAGGCCGCAGGGCTGGACGTCGATATCCCGCGGACCGGGCTGTGCAGCAATGATTCGAACCTGGTGCTGCAGGCGGTGCGCCTCGGCCAGGGTATCGCACTGGAGCGCCGCAGCCTGGTGCATGACGCCATCCAGCGTGGAGAGCTGGTGCAGTTGGGCCAGGTCACGGCGCCTTATCCCTATCCTTACTGGCAGGTGCTGCCCGATCGCGAGCATTCGAAGGCCAAGCAAGCGGCCTTCTCCAGCTGGCTGGCCGCCGAAGTCGAGGCCTACCTTGATGAGCTGGCCACGCAGGAGGCGGCGCTGGCAATTGCACCTTGA